The following coding sequences lie in one Calidithermus timidus DSM 17022 genomic window:
- the cas10 gene encoding type III-A CRISPR-associated protein Cas10/Csm1, with translation MPDASHLALAALLHDIGKLYQRAHWGRVPEGVADWSHPAYTDWVIRRWGQLFPSLEGLAPTAARHHEGWRDTPWKPTNPAEWCVALADTYASSERKEVDEKGGHAPDTPLKSVLAGLWVQEQCGQRDWGYSMVRANQEVGQKAGGAYPEAKPNVSRDTYWRVAERLDARLGELARLKPSPEALLLNLLGIFQELLWNVPSDTQGEPDVSLFDHLRLTGAIAAALWAYHGGSPSVEALRDEKPEKFLLVLGDLGGIQNHIYRIQGAQTGVGGLAKRLRARSLEVSLAAEAMGLDLLRRTGFTPLQRIMSAGGKFYLLLPNTEAVLKALDEVRREWETWALKQGATLLPFLAAYAFAPSGFKSFSRVLGEAHRKLALAKLKPLQSQLGQPYLSAGPQSLRPCRACGARPAKSATEELCYGCERDAHVGRLIPKRGEIGFFPGDAPQPHYRFPSLRVALEPSDVHTLRTRLAFTPAAHPWEVRLLAGHIPTLKDAVRTGNWRNLDEYQAWAREQGLWEEEEGGRREDDPLTLAELAELSTGAKYLGALMLDADRMGEAFATGFQDEKGKDHSSPSRIASLSRMLELFFAGEVLELIKNPQTYASRLGWDSLKAQEKARRYPLIYSVYAGGDDLFLLGPWDVLLEFALDLEALYRGFTQHPQLSLSGGFVLVNPSLPIPLLAEAVQEAEQQAKKDGRGRLHLFGQSVPWAELRDLVPWVQDLQKHLNSGDKAGLTSALAYRLLRLWRQHQSQKDPAQQMRYKPLLAYTLRERDDQIRQHYLQLTDHQTPAWRHLPVWVQWGLYLER, from the coding sequence ATGCCCGATGCTTCACACCTTGCCTTAGCCGCCCTCCTCCACGACATCGGCAAGCTCTACCAGCGGGCCCACTGGGGCCGTGTGCCCGAAGGGGTTGCCGATTGGAGTCATCCGGCTTACACCGATTGGGTCATTCGGCGGTGGGGGCAGCTTTTTCCGAGTTTGGAGGGGCTCGCCCCCACCGCCGCCCGCCACCACGAGGGCTGGCGTGACACGCCCTGGAAACCCACCAACCCCGCCGAGTGGTGCGTGGCCCTGGCCGACACCTACGCCTCGAGCGAGCGCAAAGAGGTGGACGAAAAAGGCGGTCACGCACCCGACACACCGCTCAAGTCGGTGCTGGCGGGCCTGTGGGTGCAGGAGCAGTGCGGCCAGCGGGACTGGGGCTACAGCATGGTGCGGGCCAACCAAGAGGTGGGCCAGAAGGCCGGGGGGGCTTATCCAGAAGCCAAACCCAACGTGTCGAGGGACACTTACTGGCGAGTGGCCGAGCGGCTGGACGCGCGGCTCGGGGAACTGGCCCGGCTCAAACCAAGCCCCGAAGCCCTGCTTTTGAACCTCTTGGGCATCTTCCAGGAGCTTTTGTGGAACGTGCCCTCGGACACCCAGGGCGAGCCGGATGTTTCGCTTTTCGATCACCTGCGCCTGACCGGAGCCATCGCGGCGGCTTTGTGGGCCTATCACGGCGGTTCGCCCAGCGTGGAAGCCCTTAGGGACGAAAAGCCCGAGAAGTTTCTGCTGGTGCTGGGCGACCTGGGGGGCATCCAGAACCACATCTACCGCATCCAGGGGGCCCAGACCGGGGTGGGGGGCCTGGCCAAGCGGCTGCGGGCGCGCAGCCTAGAAGTTTCGCTGGCCGCCGAGGCCATGGGATTAGACTTGCTGCGGCGCACCGGTTTCACCCCTTTGCAGCGCATCATGAGCGCGGGGGGCAAGTTCTACCTGCTGTTGCCCAACACCGAGGCCGTGCTGAAGGCGCTCGATGAGGTGCGCCGGGAGTGGGAGACGTGGGCCCTGAAGCAAGGGGCGACCCTGCTGCCCTTCCTGGCGGCGTACGCCTTTGCCCCCTCGGGTTTCAAGTCCTTCAGCCGGGTGCTGGGGGAAGCCCACCGCAAGCTGGCCTTGGCCAAGCTAAAGCCCTTGCAAAGCCAGCTCGGCCAACCCTACCTGAGCGCGGGCCCGCAGAGCCTGCGCCCCTGCCGGGCCTGTGGGGCGCGCCCAGCCAAATCGGCCACCGAGGAACTTTGTTACGGCTGTGAGCGCGATGCCCACGTGGGCCGGCTGATCCCCAAGCGAGGGGAGATAGGGTTCTTCCCCGGGGACGCGCCTCAGCCCCACTACCGCTTTCCCAGCTTGCGGGTGGCCCTCGAGCCCTCCGATGTCCACACCCTGCGCACCCGCCTCGCCTTCACCCCCGCGGCCCACCCCTGGGAGGTGCGCCTCCTGGCCGGGCACATCCCTACCCTCAAGGACGCCGTGCGAACCGGCAATTGGCGCAACCTGGACGAGTACCAAGCCTGGGCCAGGGAGCAGGGCCTTTGGGAAGAGGAAGAAGGGGGCCGCAGAGAAGACGACCCGCTCACCCTGGCCGAGCTGGCCGAGCTTTCCACCGGGGCCAAGTACCTGGGGGCCCTGATGCTCGACGCCGACCGCATGGGCGAGGCCTTCGCCACGGGCTTCCAGGACGAAAAGGGGAAAGACCACAGCAGCCCCAGCCGCATCGCGAGCCTCTCGCGGATGCTCGAGCTCTTCTTTGCCGGGGAGGTGCTGGAGCTCATCAAGAACCCCCAGACCTACGCTTCTCGCCTGGGCTGGGACAGCCTAAAGGCCCAGGAAAAAGCCCGGCGCTACCCCCTCATCTACTCGGTCTACGCCGGGGGCGACGACCTCTTCTTGCTGGGGCCCTGGGACGTGCTGCTGGAGTTTGCCCTGGACCTGGAGGCGCTCTACCGAGGCTTCACCCAGCACCCCCAGCTCAGCCTTTCGGGCGGGTTTGTGCTGGTGAACCCCAGCCTGCCCATCCCCTTGCTGGCCGAGGCCGTGCAGGAGGCCGAGCAGCAGGCCAAGAAAGATGGGCGGGGCCGGCTCCACCTTTTTGGTCAGAGCGTGCCCTGGGCGGAGCTGCGGGACCTGGTGCCCTGGGTGCAGGACTTGCAGAAACACCTGAACTCTGGGGACAAGGCGGGCCTGACCAGCGCCCTGGCCTACCGCCTGCTGCGGCTGTGGCGGCAGCACCAGTCGCAGAAAGACCCAGCCCAGCAGATGCGCTACAAGCCGCTTTTGGCCTACACCCTGCGCGAGCGAGACGACCAAATTCGGCAACACTACCTACAGCTAACCGACCACCAAACCCCCGCCTGGCGACACCTGCCGGTGTGGGTGCAGTGGGGGCTTTATCTGGAGCGGTAA
- a CDS encoding tetratricopeptide repeat protein: MKAPLSDLEATLRQLVHTGRMDLAIRVLAEAFAQARSLEAQRRVLSTLFPSIPGDCFRTDAQAAELYAHALCRVREPEELLAFCQEAGVATPMMRLYRAWALSRLDRVKEALEEIEALDEAVLSDKGLYWRSRAELWAKLGLPGWEEAYARAREHLQHEALGRCLIDEGSYLYAAGRVPAARARWSEALAYLQSDPYYLAWAHYNLGISALSAPAEAERHLLEAERLSRKPAARPIRARALCGLGAARRILGEWPRALACYREALRVAEEADDRQQALWGLGHTSRLCGRVAEALGYFQQALALGVSSSGWLYADIAAAHLLLGDEEGAREAAERATHLKERGRFLLAVVRAELERRRGNPVRLGGFKLPNLWSREEALCFPELFALLAPSGPALEPKTQARVEVWAAGLLRVKVNGRPIPLRPTGRPAELLALLLEGEGEQSMDALLNALYPDAPATPEGRRKAYKSLWENVSKLRRALGWPQSIRSEGGSLRLDPDAHWVYDMDDPAARARKVFLEGIYSNWVQERRQELEGPFSPQEAF, encoded by the coding sequence ATGAAAGCACCCCTGAGCGACCTCGAGGCCACCCTGCGGCAGCTGGTACATACAGGGCGCATGGATCTCGCCATCAGGGTCCTGGCGGAGGCTTTTGCCCAAGCCCGCAGCCTCGAGGCCCAGCGTCGGGTCTTGTCGACGCTCTTCCCCTCGATACCCGGGGATTGCTTCCGCACCGACGCCCAGGCCGCCGAGCTCTACGCCCATGCCCTGTGCCGTGTGCGGGAGCCGGAGGAGCTCCTGGCTTTCTGCCAGGAGGCCGGGGTCGCCACCCCCATGATGAGGCTCTACCGCGCCTGGGCGCTTTCGCGGCTGGATCGGGTGAAGGAGGCGCTGGAGGAGATCGAGGCCCTGGACGAAGCTGTGCTGAGCGACAAGGGGCTTTACTGGCGCAGCCGAGCGGAACTGTGGGCCAAGCTGGGCTTGCCGGGCTGGGAAGAGGCTTATGCACGAGCCAGGGAGCACCTCCAGCACGAGGCCTTGGGGCGTTGCCTGATCGACGAGGGGAGCTACCTCTACGCAGCAGGCCGGGTGCCCGCCGCCCGCGCCCGCTGGTCGGAGGCGCTGGCTTACCTGCAGAGCGATCCCTACTACCTGGCCTGGGCGCACTACAACCTAGGCATCAGCGCGCTGAGCGCACCCGCCGAAGCCGAGCGGCACCTGCTCGAGGCCGAGCGGCTTAGCCGCAAGCCCGCCGCCCGCCCCATCCGGGCCAGGGCGCTGTGTGGGCTGGGAGCGGCCCGGCGCATCCTGGGAGAGTGGCCCAGGGCCCTCGCTTGCTACCGCGAAGCCCTGCGGGTGGCCGAGGAAGCCGACGACCGCCAGCAGGCTTTGTGGGGCCTCGGTCACACCTCGAGGCTTTGCGGTCGGGTGGCAGAAGCGCTGGGCTACTTTCAGCAAGCCCTCGCGCTCGGGGTTTCGTCCTCCGGGTGGCTCTACGCCGACATCGCCGCTGCGCACCTGCTGCTGGGCGACGAGGAGGGGGCCAGGGAGGCCGCCGAGAGGGCGACCCACCTCAAAGAGCGGGGGCGCTTCCTGTTGGCGGTGGTGCGGGCGGAGCTGGAGCGGCGCCGGGGCAACCCTGTGAGGCTGGGGGGCTTCAAGCTGCCCAACCTGTGGAGCCGGGAGGAGGCGTTGTGTTTTCCCGAACTCTTCGCCCTCCTCGCCCCATCCGGACCGGCGCTCGAGCCCAAGACCCAGGCCAGGGTCGAGGTCTGGGCGGCGGGCTTGCTGCGGGTGAAGGTCAACGGGCGGCCCATCCCCCTCAGGCCGACTGGACGCCCGGCGGAACTGCTGGCGCTTTTGCTCGAGGGCGAGGGGGAACAGAGCATGGATGCCCTGCTCAACGCCCTTTATCCCGATGCCCCAGCCACCCCCGAGGGCCGCCGCAAGGCCTACAAATCGCTGTGGGAAAACGTCTCCAAGCTGCGCCGGGCGCTGGGTTGGCCCCAGAGCATTCGCAGCGAAGGTGGTTCGCTGCGCCTTGACCCCGACGCCCACTGGGTCTACGACATGGACGACCCTGCTGCTCGGGCCAGAAAGGTCTTCCTGGAGGGCATTTACAGCAATTGGGTCCAGGAGCGGCGCCAGGAACTCGAGGGTCCCTTTAGCCCGCAGGAAGCTTTTTAA
- a CDS encoding helix-turn-helix transcriptional regulator — MGKTTRHEPATHQKARRLGEARRWLLARPYTAQELADALEVHLRTAQRYIAELEALPLDDRCRPPRYRLLTSEDLGPVEALVTHSALRMLYHHTPGHNALYLEALLKLARRMPEPAQSVAIRSAEDLKRRLSHRLDEGDALGKVAEAWFRQQVLEFYYHKPGGSGQARRNELEVYFIEISRLNLGVYVIGYERGYHKALRTYKLNRMSRIRPIGEEGAYTIPADFDPRQYLSNAWGVVGGSGGEPVQVRLRFKKEAAYRLREGGYPDMELLDLPEGGLEARFTVGTDSHNFPLELLSWVQSWGPRVEVLEPENLRRRWLEEARQVAAMCDKI; from the coding sequence ATGGGCAAAACCACGCGACACGAACCCGCTACCCACCAGAAGGCTCGTCGCCTCGGCGAGGCTCGTCGGTGGTTGCTGGCGAGGCCCTACACCGCGCAGGAATTGGCGGATGCCCTCGAGGTGCACCTCCGCACCGCCCAGCGCTACATCGCCGAGCTGGAAGCGCTGCCGCTGGACGACCGGTGTCGGCCCCCGCGCTACCGGCTCCTGACCTCCGAGGACCTCGGCCCGGTGGAGGCCTTGGTCACGCACAGCGCCCTGCGTATGCTCTACCACCACACCCCAGGGCACAACGCCCTCTACCTCGAGGCCCTCCTCAAGCTCGCCCGCCGCATGCCCGAGCCCGCCCAGAGCGTGGCGATCCGCAGCGCCGAGGACCTCAAGCGCCGCCTCTCCCACCGGCTCGACGAGGGCGACGCGCTGGGCAAGGTGGCCGAGGCCTGGTTCCGCCAGCAGGTCCTGGAGTTCTACTACCACAAGCCCGGCGGCTCGGGGCAGGCCCGGCGCAACGAGCTCGAGGTCTACTTCATCGAGATATCCCGCCTCAACCTAGGGGTTTACGTCATCGGCTACGAGCGGGGCTACCACAAAGCCCTGCGCACCTACAAGCTCAACCGCATGAGTCGCATCCGCCCGATCGGGGAGGAGGGGGCCTATACCATCCCCGCCGATTTCGATCCCCGCCAGTACCTCTCCAACGCCTGGGGAGTCGTGGGCGGCAGCGGGGGGGAGCCGGTTCAGGTGCGCTTGCGCTTCAAGAAGGAGGCGGCCTACCGGTTGCGGGAAGGGGGTTACCCCGACATGGAGCTGCTGGACTTGCCGGAGGGAGGCCTCGAGGCCCGCTTCACCGTCGGCACCGATAGCCACAACTTTCCCCTCGAGCTTCTCTCCTGGGTGCAGAGCTGGGGGCCCAGGGTGGAGGTGCTGGAGCCGGAAAACCTCCGGCGGCGGTGGCTCGAGGAGGCCCGGCAGGTGGCGGCGATGTGCGACAAGATTTGA